A single region of the Streptomyces caelestis genome encodes:
- a CDS encoding helix-turn-helix domain-containing protein gives MPGGRLTQQERQQIAQGLADGLAYAEIARRLDRPTSTITREVMRNGGPTAYRADLAQRSTERRTRRRRQAAPRGAEAPAPAHGRDAEAVREYEEMFTTLLMQQGLPKMMSRVLTCLYTTDAGSLTASELVRHLQVSPASVSKAVAFLESQGLIRRERDEGRRERYAVDDDVFYQGMMASARSSAQLAETARQGVGVLGPDTPAATRLENIARFVDFVTESLIRAAEQAREVLHSTPETTSGGTAQGG, from the coding sequence ATGCCGGGAGGCAGGCTCACCCAGCAGGAACGTCAGCAGATCGCCCAAGGGCTGGCCGATGGGCTCGCCTACGCGGAGATCGCCAGGCGTCTCGATCGTCCGACCTCGACGATCACGCGTGAGGTGATGCGGAACGGCGGGCCGACCGCCTACCGCGCCGACCTGGCCCAGCGTTCCACCGAACGCCGCACCCGCCGGCGCAGGCAGGCCGCGCCCCGGGGAGCCGAGGCGCCCGCTCCGGCCCACGGGCGCGATGCCGAGGCCGTGCGTGAGTACGAGGAGATGTTCACCACCCTCCTCATGCAGCAGGGCCTGCCCAAGATGATGTCCCGGGTGCTGACCTGCCTCTACACCACCGACGCGGGCAGTCTCACGGCGTCCGAACTCGTCCGGCACCTCCAGGTCAGCCCCGCGTCCGTCTCCAAAGCGGTCGCGTTCCTCGAAAGTCAGGGCCTCATCCGCCGGGAACGCGACGAGGGTCGCCGCGAGCGCTACGCCGTCGACGACGACGTCTTCTATCAGGGGATGATGGCCAGCGCCCGATCCAGTGCCCAGCTGGCCGAGACCGCACGGCAGGGTGTCGGAGTCCTCGGGCCCGACACCCCGGCCGCCACCCGCCTCGAGAACATCGCACGGTTCGTCGACTTCGTCACCGAGAGCCTCATCCGCGCCGCGGAGCAGGCCCGCGAGGTCCTGCACTCCACACCCGAAACGACCTCAGGCGGCACCGCTCAGGGCGGGTAG
- a CDS encoding TetR/AcrR family transcriptional regulator, with amino-acid sequence MTRVRLSVAERHEELLRAAVEQIEARGVVAVRIADVASALGVSNALVLYHFSTKEKLVAAAFRHAAEADLAHLNRLLGRRTSALRRLRSAVRWYAPTGQAKGWRLWIEGWAAALREPALREVTQDLDRQWKAALAEVITEGVAAGEFHCPDPHGTALRLTALLDGLAVQLTSYAGAVPRARAQEWAEEALARELGLEPAALTRP; translated from the coding sequence GTGACGAGAGTCCGGTTGAGCGTTGCGGAACGGCACGAGGAACTGCTGCGGGCCGCCGTCGAGCAGATCGAGGCCCGGGGCGTGGTGGCGGTCAGGATCGCCGACGTGGCCTCGGCGCTCGGTGTGAGCAACGCCCTGGTGCTCTACCACTTCTCGACGAAGGAGAAGCTGGTCGCCGCCGCGTTCCGGCACGCGGCCGAGGCCGACCTCGCCCATCTGAACAGGCTGCTGGGCCGCCGTACGTCGGCACTGCGCCGGCTGCGGTCGGCCGTACGGTGGTACGCCCCGACGGGTCAGGCCAAGGGCTGGCGGCTGTGGATCGAGGGCTGGGCCGCGGCGCTGCGCGAGCCCGCGCTGCGGGAGGTCACCCAGGATCTCGACCGGCAGTGGAAGGCGGCCCTCGCCGAGGTCATCACGGAGGGCGTGGCCGCCGGCGAGTTCCACTGCCCCGACCCGCACGGCACGGCTCTCCGCCTCACCGCCCTCCTCGACGGCCTCGCCGTCCAGCTCACGTCCTACGCGGGCGCGGTGCCGCGGGCCCGCGCGCAGGAGTGGGCCGAGGAAGCACTGGCTCGCGAACTGGGCCTGGAACCGGCGGCCTTGACCCGGCCCTGA
- a CDS encoding tyrosine-protein phosphatase produces MTQQVPSTEPELAGVRNFRDVGGLPTADGRRVRQGVLFRSGHLAHATGEDAAFLTTLGLHTIFDFRNAADQKLEGPDVELPGVRNVNLPLSDPADGAEFWRMVRDGDLDQLRAILSDGKGADRMIASYRAIIRSRTAEHSQVLHALAEDSVPALMHCAAGKDRAGLSIAVTLLALGVEREAIVDDYLKSNAKHRRYKVHRSSSAASAYSPEVMDLLSPLFDARAEYLAAAFDTIDETWGGVGAYLEKGLGLTAPTRERLRERLLD; encoded by the coding sequence GTGACACAGCAGGTCCCGTCGACCGAGCCCGAGCTGGCCGGAGTGCGCAACTTCCGCGATGTGGGCGGACTGCCGACCGCGGACGGACGGCGGGTGCGGCAGGGGGTGCTGTTCCGCAGCGGCCACCTCGCGCATGCGACCGGGGAGGACGCCGCCTTCCTGACCACCCTGGGCCTGCACACGATCTTCGACTTCCGCAACGCGGCGGACCAGAAGCTGGAGGGGCCGGACGTCGAGCTGCCGGGCGTGCGCAATGTGAACCTGCCGCTGAGCGACCCGGCCGACGGCGCCGAGTTCTGGCGGATGGTCCGCGACGGCGACCTGGACCAGCTGCGCGCGATCCTCTCGGACGGCAAGGGCGCGGACCGGATGATCGCCTCGTACCGCGCGATCATCCGGAGCCGCACGGCCGAGCACTCCCAGGTGCTGCACGCGCTCGCCGAGGACAGCGTCCCCGCCCTGATGCACTGCGCGGCGGGCAAGGACCGCGCGGGCCTGTCCATCGCGGTGACGCTGCTCGCCCTGGGCGTCGAGCGCGAGGCGATCGTGGACGACTACCTGAAGTCCAATGCCAAGCACCGCCGCTACAAGGTGCACCGCAGCAGCTCGGCCGCCTCGGCCTACTCCCCCGAGGTCATGGATCTGCTCAGTCCCCTGTTCGACGCGCGCGCCGAGTACCTGGCGGCGGCCTTCGACACCATCGACGAGACCTGGGGCGGCGTCGGCGCCTATCTGGAGAAGGGGCTCGGGCTCACTGCCCCGACCCGGGAGCGGCTGCGCGAGCGACTGCTCGACTGA
- a CDS encoding SGNH/GDSL hydrolase family protein, which yields MIGSYVAVGDSFTEGVGDPGPDGAFVGWADRFAVLLADRRPEGDFQYTNLAVRGKLLDQIVADQVPRAVEMAPDLVSFCAGGNDILRPGTDPDEVAERFERSLVRLTAVAGTVMVTTGFDTRGMPVLKHLRGKIATYNGHVRAIADRYGCPVLDLWSLRSVQDRRAWDADRLHLSPEGHTRVALRAGQVLGLEVPADPEQPWPPLPARGALEVRRDDVHWAREFLVPWIGRRLRGESSGDHVTAKGALSPEDIRMRIASVA from the coding sequence GTGATCGGGTCGTACGTGGCGGTGGGGGACAGCTTCACCGAGGGCGTCGGTGATCCCGGCCCCGACGGGGCGTTCGTCGGCTGGGCCGACCGGTTCGCCGTCCTGCTCGCCGACCGCCGGCCCGAAGGCGACTTCCAATACACCAACCTCGCCGTGCGCGGGAAGCTCCTCGACCAGATCGTGGCGGACCAGGTTCCGCGGGCCGTCGAAATGGCCCCCGACCTCGTCTCGTTCTGCGCCGGGGGCAACGACATCCTCCGGCCCGGTACCGACCCCGACGAGGTGGCCGAGCGGTTCGAGCGGTCCCTCGTGCGGCTGACCGCCGTGGCCGGCACGGTGATGGTGACGACCGGGTTCGACACCCGTGGGATGCCCGTGCTCAAGCACCTGCGGGGCAAGATCGCGACGTACAACGGGCATGTCCGGGCCATCGCCGACCGGTACGGCTGTCCGGTGCTCGACCTGTGGTCCCTGCGCAGTGTCCAGGACCGCAGGGCCTGGGATGCCGACCGGCTGCACCTGTCGCCGGAGGGGCACACGCGGGTGGCGCTCCGCGCGGGACAGGTGCTCGGGCTGGAGGTCCCGGCCGACCCGGAGCAGCCGTGGCCGCCGCTGCCGGCCCGGGGGGCGCTTGAGGTTCGGCGGGACGATGTGCACTGGGCGCGGGAGTTTCTGGTGCCGTGGATCGGGCGGCGGCTGCGTGGGGAGTCGTCGGGGGACCATGTGACGGCCAAGGGGGCCCTGTCGCCGGAGGACATCAGGATGCGGATCGCTTCGGTGGCGTGA
- a CDS encoding DUF6250 domain-containing protein, whose protein sequence is MPTTRRAFAALAAGAALATLAPTGAAYATPRHRRLIAHDDFCHGLGQWATELQDGGTVTASRGVLEIDVPSGATVWFRRRLDGPYVLEYTATPVSAGGPNDRVSDLNNFWNATDVRSPGDLFATPRGGALEEYDHLTTYYAGYGANHNTTTRLRRYVGEPGVRPLIYDYTEPLLVPGEPNRVRIVSDGSTVRWWNNGRLVFDYTDSQPYTSGHFAFRTVWSHFRITGFRVWRLTPQHR, encoded by the coding sequence GTGCCGACCACCCGCAGAGCGTTCGCAGCCCTCGCCGCCGGAGCCGCCCTGGCGACCCTCGCCCCGACGGGCGCCGCGTACGCCACGCCCCGGCACCGCCGCCTCATCGCCCACGACGACTTCTGCCACGGCCTCGGCCAGTGGGCGACCGAACTCCAGGACGGCGGCACCGTCACCGCCTCGCGCGGCGTTCTGGAGATCGACGTGCCGAGCGGGGCGACCGTGTGGTTCAGGCGGCGGCTCGACGGGCCGTACGTCCTCGAGTACACCGCCACGCCGGTCTCCGCGGGCGGGCCCAACGACCGGGTCTCGGATCTCAACAACTTCTGGAACGCGACCGACGTCCGCTCCCCGGGTGATCTCTTCGCCACGCCGCGCGGTGGGGCGCTGGAGGAGTACGACCACCTGACGACGTACTACGCCGGTTACGGTGCCAACCACAACACCACGACCCGGCTGCGGCGGTACGTCGGCGAGCCCGGTGTCCGGCCCTTGATCTACGACTACACCGAGCCGCTGCTGGTGCCGGGTGAGCCCAACCGGGTACGGATCGTCTCCGACGGTTCGACGGTCAGGTGGTGGAACAACGGGCGCCTCGTCTTCGACTACACGGACTCGCAGCCGTACACCAGCGGGCATTTCGCGTTCCGGACCGTGTGGAGCCACTTCCGGATCACGGGCTTCCGGGTGTGGCGACTGACCCCCCAACATCGCTGA
- a CDS encoding DUF6126 family protein: protein MKDMEEKFPRALWVRLFIYLVVGHFFAAFVYFLFEAGAR from the coding sequence ATGAAGGACATGGAAGAGAAGTTCCCCCGAGCCCTGTGGGTGCGGCTGTTCATCTACCTCGTGGTGGGGCACTTCTTCGCCGCTTTCGTGTACTTCCTGTTCGAGGCAGGGGCCCGCTAG
- a CDS encoding serine hydrolase domain-containing protein, with protein sequence MSLTTARQDRPELQKAMQETVDSGFTGVQLRVHDERGVWVGSAGLRKLGESAEPPADGRVRIGSNTKTFTATLVLQLVAEGKIGLDIPADDYLPGFGLDRRITVRMLLQHTSGVFNFTGEYYDDGTFAPGIPATTAGREWVDNRFKTYRPQDLVRLALSKPARFEPGTDWSYSNTNYVLARLLAEKVTGRSLAEEMQRLILGPLGLSDTVVPDTSPEIPEPHAHAYYRYEDAGRQKTVDVTRQNPSWISTGGDMISTTQDLHTFISALMSGKLLPAPLLAEMREPHPKAGYGLGVFVQDVGENGGTVITHNGGMAGHAALMYSTPDGSTTLTAALNYVDDAALSMAEAFQKATQRLVKEVFGRGVPSHVS encoded by the coding sequence ATGTCTCTCACCACTGCCCGGCAGGATCGCCCGGAGTTGCAGAAGGCCATGCAGGAGACCGTCGATTCCGGTTTCACCGGGGTGCAGTTGCGCGTGCACGACGAGCGGGGAGTGTGGGTCGGCAGCGCCGGGCTGCGCAAGCTGGGCGAGAGCGCCGAGCCTCCGGCCGACGGGCGGGTCCGGATCGGCAGCAACACCAAGACGTTCACCGCGACCCTGGTGCTGCAGCTGGTGGCCGAGGGCAAGATCGGACTGGACATCCCGGCGGATGACTACCTGCCCGGGTTCGGGCTGGACCGGCGGATCACGGTGCGGATGCTGCTGCAGCACACCAGCGGGGTGTTCAACTTCACCGGCGAGTACTACGACGACGGAACGTTCGCGCCGGGGATCCCCGCCACGACCGCGGGCCGGGAGTGGGTGGACAACCGGTTCAAGACCTACCGGCCGCAGGACCTGGTACGGCTGGCGTTGTCCAAGCCGGCGCGGTTCGAGCCGGGGACGGACTGGAGCTACTCCAACACCAACTACGTACTGGCCAGGCTGCTGGCCGAGAAGGTCACCGGCCGCTCGCTCGCCGAGGAGATGCAGCGGCTGATCCTGGGGCCGCTCGGGCTGTCGGACACCGTGGTGCCGGACACCAGCCCGGAGATCCCCGAGCCGCACGCCCACGCCTACTACCGGTACGAGGACGCCGGCCGGCAGAAGACGGTCGACGTCACCCGCCAGAACCCTTCCTGGATCTCCACCGGCGGAGACATGATCTCGACCACCCAGGACCTCCACACCTTCATCTCCGCACTGATGAGCGGCAAGCTCCTGCCGGCGCCGCTGCTGGCCGAGATGCGCGAGCCGCACCCCAAGGCCGGCTACGGCCTGGGGGTGTTCGTGCAGGACGTGGGCGAGAACGGCGGCACCGTCATCACCCACAACGGCGGCATGGCGGGCCACGCGGCGCTGATGTACAGCACGCCCGACGGCAGCACGACCCTGACCGCCGCGCTGAACTATGTCGACGACGCCGCACTGTCCATGGCAGAGGCGTTCCAGAAGGCGACGCAGAGGCTCGTCAAGGAGGTGTTCGGCCGCGGGGTCCCCTCCCACGTGAGCTGA
- a CDS encoding alpha-galactosidase has protein sequence MLDISEDGRTWVLSGPASSYAVHVTDRDELLHLHWGARIGLADAEALAVRPLPEYWPFESPLDGREEYPVEGGPRFVRPALSLRTPERRGTEWTYEGHDAEGGELRLRFRDGDLTVTLHYRMRSSADVVERWVTLDNRGPAVEVLRADSATWTLPDRDTWRLSQLHGRWGAESRLERSVLTHGEKVIGSRRGHTGHQHLPWVALDTDATEERGEVYGCALGWSGSWRIAVAQLPDARVQITGGAGYDESGLLTLGTGESYTTPVFAGLWSDGGHGGASRAWHAYQRAYVIPDADQDRPVLFNSWEATEFDISEEQQRVLAERAAAMGVELFVVDDGWFGARTSDRAGLGDWTPNPDRFPGGLKPLADHVHGLGMQFGIWVEPEMVNPDSDLYRAHPDWVQYQPGRKRTEFRNQLVLNLAREDVQEYLWRQLDGLLSSAPIDYVKWDFNRCFTDAGWPDDLYPQRLWVDHVHALYALLDRLRAAHPGVAFESCSGGGGRIDLGVLGRTDQVWTSDNTDPLDRLAIQHGFSQVHPARAMAAWVTDSPNAMLNQRASSLRFRFVSAMAGVLGVGGDLTKWTQEELAEARDWVGLYKEIRPVVQRGDLYRLRPPEGGLSAVQYVLGDETVVLAWLQAQRYGEPVPALRLRGLDPAASYECLETGEVHRGAVLLHHGLRVGLRGDLDATVVRLRRK, from the coding sequence ATGCTGGACATCTCCGAAGACGGTCGTACGTGGGTGCTCTCGGGGCCGGCCAGTAGTTACGCCGTCCATGTCACCGACCGCGACGAACTGCTGCACCTGCACTGGGGCGCCCGGATCGGCCTCGCCGACGCCGAGGCCCTCGCCGTCCGGCCGCTGCCGGAGTACTGGCCCTTCGAGTCCCCGCTCGACGGGCGCGAGGAGTATCCGGTCGAGGGCGGTCCCCGTTTCGTCCGGCCCGCCCTGTCCCTGCGCACCCCGGAGCGGCGCGGCACCGAGTGGACCTACGAGGGGCATGACGCCGAGGGCGGCGAGCTGCGGCTGCGCTTTCGCGACGGTGACCTGACCGTCACACTGCACTACCGGATGCGCTCCTCCGCGGACGTCGTCGAGCGCTGGGTGACCCTCGACAACCGCGGACCCGCCGTCGAGGTGCTGCGCGCCGACTCCGCCACCTGGACCCTGCCCGACCGCGACACCTGGCGGCTGTCCCAGCTGCACGGCCGCTGGGGCGCCGAGTCCCGGCTGGAGCGCTCCGTCCTCACGCACGGCGAGAAGGTCATCGGCAGCCGCCGCGGCCACACCGGTCACCAGCACCTGCCGTGGGTCGCGCTCGACACCGACGCGACCGAGGAGCGTGGCGAGGTCTACGGATGCGCCCTGGGCTGGTCCGGCTCCTGGCGGATCGCCGTGGCCCAGCTGCCGGACGCGCGCGTGCAGATCACCGGCGGGGCCGGGTACGACGAGTCGGGCCTGCTGACGCTGGGCACGGGGGAGTCGTACACGACCCCCGTCTTCGCCGGGCTCTGGAGCGACGGCGGCCACGGCGGGGCCAGCCGCGCCTGGCACGCCTACCAGCGGGCGTACGTGATCCCGGACGCCGATCAGGACCGGCCGGTGCTGTTCAACTCCTGGGAGGCCACCGAGTTCGACATCTCCGAGGAGCAGCAGCGGGTGCTCGCCGAGCGGGCCGCCGCCATGGGAGTCGAGCTGTTCGTGGTCGACGACGGCTGGTTCGGGGCGCGCACCAGCGACCGGGCCGGGCTCGGTGACTGGACGCCCAACCCCGACCGCTTCCCCGGCGGTCTCAAGCCGCTCGCCGACCACGTGCACGGCCTCGGCATGCAGTTCGGGATCTGGGTCGAGCCGGAGATGGTCAACCCGGACAGCGACCTGTACCGCGCGCACCCGGACTGGGTGCAGTACCAACCGGGGCGAAAGCGAACAGAGTTCCGCAATCAGCTCGTACTGAACCTCGCCCGCGAGGACGTCCAGGAGTATCTCTGGCGGCAGCTCGACGGGCTCCTCTCCAGCGCCCCGATCGACTACGTCAAGTGGGACTTCAACCGCTGCTTCACCGACGCCGGCTGGCCGGACGACCTCTACCCGCAGCGGCTGTGGGTCGACCACGTCCATGCTCTGTACGCCCTGCTGGACCGGCTGCGGGCCGCCCACCCCGGGGTGGCCTTCGAGTCCTGCTCGGGTGGCGGCGGCCGGATCGACCTCGGTGTGCTCGGCCGCACGGACCAGGTGTGGACCTCGGACAACACCGACCCGCTCGACCGGCTCGCCATCCAGCACGGCTTCAGCCAGGTCCATCCGGCCCGGGCCATGGCCGCCTGGGTCACCGACAGTCCGAACGCCATGCTCAATCAGCGGGCCAGTTCCCTGCGGTTCCGGTTCGTCAGTGCCATGGCCGGAGTGCTCGGGGTCGGCGGCGACCTCACGAAGTGGACGCAGGAGGAGCTCGCCGAGGCTCGGGACTGGGTGGGGCTCTACAAGGAGATCCGGCCTGTGGTGCAGCGCGGCGACCTGTACCGGCTGCGCCCGCCGGAGGGCGGGTTGAGCGCCGTGCAGTACGTCCTCGGCGACGAGACCGTCGTCCTCGCCTGGCTCCAGGCGCAGCGCTACGGCGAACCCGTTCCGGCGCTCCGGCTGCGCGGCCTCGACCCCGCGGCATCGTACGAATGCCTCGAAACGGGCGAAGTTCACCGGGGTGCGGTGCTACTCCATCACGGGCTGCGGGTCGGTCTGCGCGGGGATCTGGACGCCACCGTCGTCCGGCTTCGACGTAAGTAG
- a CDS encoding helix-turn-helix domain-containing protein, whose protein sequence is MSSSETERSSGADPSADQAASGALPAVAPQLRALRRRASLTLEVAARAAGLSPAHLSRLETGQRQPSLPMLLALARIYGTTVSELLGETVAGRDAVVRAADMEPTAAGGWTYWQAGAPGRGMQALRVHVPYGSQGDIVRVHPGEEWLHVLRGRLRLSLGDTTHQLAPGDSAHFDSLTPHRIAAQDPDGVELLFVHTLLQSPTAALCLGTPTPGDMP, encoded by the coding sequence ATGAGCTCCTCCGAGACCGAGCGGTCCTCCGGGGCCGACCCGTCGGCCGACCAGGCGGCCAGTGGTGCGCTGCCCGCCGTCGCGCCGCAGCTGCGTGCCCTGCGGCGCCGGGCCTCCCTGACCCTGGAGGTCGCTGCCCGCGCCGCCGGGCTGTCGCCCGCCCACCTCTCCCGCCTGGAGACCGGGCAGCGTCAGCCCTCCCTGCCGATGCTGCTGGCACTCGCCCGCATCTACGGTACGACCGTCTCCGAGCTGCTCGGCGAGACCGTCGCCGGCCGGGACGCCGTCGTCCGCGCCGCCGACATGGAACCGACCGCGGCGGGCGGCTGGACGTACTGGCAGGCCGGCGCTCCCGGGCGCGGGATGCAGGCTCTGCGGGTCCACGTCCCGTACGGCTCCCAGGGCGACATCGTGCGCGTCCACCCCGGCGAGGAGTGGCTCCATGTGCTCCGGGGACGGCTGCGACTGAGCCTCGGCGACACCACGCACCAGCTCGCGCCCGGCGACAGCGCCCACTTCGACTCGCTGACCCCGCACCGGATCGCCGCCCAGGACCCGGACGGCGTCGAACTGCTCTTCGTCCACACCCTGCTGCAGAGCCCCACGGCCGCCCTGTGCCTGGGCACACCCACCCCCGGAGACATGCCATGA
- a CDS encoding aspartate aminotransferase family protein, whose amino-acid sequence MTTAEFASESSQAGAFDLGALLAERGAERYELHTRYLNHQLPRMLHTIGFDKVYERAEGAYFYDADGNDYLDMLAGFGVMGLGRHHPVVRKALHDVLDAQLADLTRFDCQPLPGLLAEKLLAHSPHLDRVFFGNSGTEAVEGALKFARFVTGRPRVLYCAHAFHGLTTGALSVNGESGFRDGFAPLLPDTAVPLGDLDALERELRKGDVAALIVEPIQGKGVLEAPPGYLRAAQELLHRHQALLIADEVQTGLGRTGHFYGYQHEDGVEPDLVCVAKALSGGYVPVGATLGKDWIFKKVYSSMDRVLVHSASFGSNAQAMAAGLAVLSVMENEQIVAGVRASGEQLRSRLAALTDKYEMLADVRGRGLMIGIEFGRPKSLKLRSRWAVLQAARKGLFAQMVVVPLLQKHRILTQVSGDHMEVIKLIPPLIIGEREVDRFVDAFTAVMDDAHDGGLVWDFGKTLVKQAVAHR is encoded by the coding sequence ATGACAACCGCCGAGTTCGCGTCGGAGTCGTCGCAGGCCGGGGCGTTCGACCTCGGCGCACTGCTCGCCGAACGCGGAGCCGAGCGCTACGAGCTGCACACCCGGTACCTCAACCACCAGCTCCCGCGCATGCTGCACACCATCGGCTTCGACAAGGTCTACGAGCGCGCCGAGGGCGCCTACTTCTACGACGCGGACGGCAACGACTACCTGGACATGCTCGCCGGGTTCGGGGTGATGGGGCTCGGCCGCCACCACCCCGTCGTGCGCAAGGCGCTGCACGACGTCCTGGACGCCCAGCTCGCCGACCTCACCCGGTTCGACTGCCAGCCGCTGCCCGGCCTGCTGGCCGAGAAGCTGCTCGCGCACAGCCCGCACCTGGACCGGGTGTTCTTCGGCAACAGCGGCACGGAAGCGGTCGAGGGAGCGCTGAAGTTCGCCCGGTTCGTCACCGGCAGGCCCAGGGTCCTGTACTGCGCGCACGCCTTCCACGGCCTGACCACCGGCGCCCTCTCCGTGAACGGCGAGTCCGGTTTCCGCGACGGCTTCGCCCCGCTGCTGCCCGACACGGCCGTACCGCTCGGCGATCTCGACGCGCTGGAAAGGGAGTTGAGGAAGGGCGACGTCGCCGCCCTGATCGTCGAGCCGATCCAGGGCAAAGGCGTGCTGGAGGCCCCGCCCGGCTATCTGCGGGCCGCCCAGGAACTGCTGCACCGGCATCAGGCGCTGCTCATCGCCGACGAGGTGCAGACGGGCCTCGGCCGCACCGGCCACTTCTACGGCTACCAGCACGAGGACGGCGTGGAACCCGACCTGGTGTGCGTGGCCAAGGCGCTCTCCGGCGGCTATGTGCCGGTGGGCGCCACGCTCGGCAAGGACTGGATCTTCAAGAAGGTCTACTCGTCGATGGACCGGGTGCTGGTCCACTCGGCGAGCTTCGGGTCCAACGCGCAGGCCATGGCGGCGGGTCTGGCGGTGCTGTCGGTGATGGAGAACGAGCAGATCGTCGCCGGCGTCCGCGCCAGCGGGGAACAGCTCCGGTCCCGGCTGGCGGCGTTGACGGACAAGTACGAGATGCTCGCCGACGTCCGCGGCCGGGGCCTGATGATCGGCATCGAGTTCGGCCGGCCGAAGTCGCTGAAGCTGCGCAGCCGCTGGGCCGTGCTCCAGGCCGCGCGCAAGGGACTGTTCGCGCAGATGGTCGTCGTACCGCTGCTCCAGAAGCACCGGATTCTCACCCAGGTCTCCGGCGACCACATGGAGGTGATCAAGCTGATCCCGCCGCTGATCATCGGCGAGCGGGAGGTGGACCGGTTCGTCGACGCCTTCACGGCCGTGATGGACGACGCGCACGACGGCGGGCTGGTCTGGGACTTCGGGAAGACGCTGGTCAAGCAGGCGGTGGCCCACCGGTAG
- a CDS encoding M23 family metallopeptidase, translating to MPAKGKHRRPKTQRFTRSIAVAGTGGAALALPLMGAAGAHAATPQSAPEKTVQSAPAAEKKAPEKATSARTYTVQAGDYLAKIADEQNVDGGWKKLYSDNRDAVGDDPSLIHPGLKLSIDKKAAASESKSPAPSKPSAPKSTKSSASKSSASKSSASESSSKPAAAKPAAAKPAAAASSGYSAPVDGATVGTPYRMSGSMWSSGYHTGVDFVVPTGTSLKAVGAGTVVSAGWGGAYGNQVVIKLNDGSYAQYAHLSSLSVSAGQTVSAGQQIGLSGATGNVTGPHLHFEIRTTPDYGSDVDPVAYLRSHGVSVG from the coding sequence ATGCCCGCGAAGGGTAAGCACCGCCGCCCGAAGACCCAGCGTTTCACCCGCTCCATCGCCGTCGCCGGAACCGGTGGGGCCGCTCTCGCCCTTCCGCTCATGGGGGCCGCCGGCGCCCACGCCGCCACCCCGCAGTCGGCTCCGGAAAAGACCGTCCAGTCCGCTCCGGCCGCCGAGAAGAAGGCCCCCGAAAAGGCCACGAGCGCCCGTACGTACACCGTGCAGGCCGGTGACTATCTCGCGAAGATCGCCGACGAGCAGAACGTCGACGGGGGCTGGAAGAAGCTCTACTCGGACAACCGTGACGCCGTCGGCGACGACCCGTCGCTGATCCACCCGGGCCTGAAGCTGTCGATCGACAAGAAGGCGGCGGCGAGCGAGTCCAAGTCCCCGGCCCCGTCGAAGCCCTCGGCTCCGAAGTCCACGAAGTCCTCGGCTTCCAAGTCCTCGGCTTCGAAGTCGTCCGCCTCCGAGTCGTCCTCGAAGCCGGCTGCCGCCAAGCCGGCTGCCGCCAAGCCGGCCGCCGCGGCCTCCAGCGGCTACAGCGCTCCGGTGGACGGCGCCACCGTCGGCACGCCATACCGGATGTCCGGCAGCATGTGGTCCAGCGGCTACCACACCGGTGTCGACTTCGTCGTCCCGACCGGTACCTCGCTCAAGGCCGTCGGTGCGGGCACGGTCGTCTCCGCCGGCTGGGGCGGCGCGTACGGCAACCAGGTCGTCATCAAGCTGAACGACGGCAGCTACGCGCAGTACGCCCACCTGTCCTCGCTCTCCGTCTCGGCGGGCCAGACCGTGAGTGCCGGACAGCAGATCGGCCTCTCCGGTGCCACCGGCAACGTGACCGGACCGCACCTGCACTTCGAGATCCGCACCACGCCGGACTACGGCTCGGACGTGGACCCGGTCGCCTACCTGCGCTCGCACGGCGTCTCCGTCGGCTGA